Proteins found in one Nocardia brasiliensis ATCC 700358 genomic segment:
- a CDS encoding PH domain-containing protein has translation MFILLMCMFFMFVGWPAGLWPLLLIPVAVAVWVQRTQTTVSDAGLDLRTVFGSRHLDWSQLKGVRIPKRGYVRADLVDGTEVKLPAVSYDRVRDLAAASHGWIPDPYVVPKEEPADNSADAESADKSSDDTASAESANTDAENTPGDKNAQ, from the coding sequence GTGTTCATCCTTCTGATGTGCATGTTCTTCATGTTCGTCGGCTGGCCCGCCGGGCTGTGGCCGCTGCTGCTGATCCCCGTCGCGGTGGCCGTCTGGGTACAGCGGACGCAGACCACGGTGTCCGACGCCGGGCTCGATCTGCGCACCGTATTCGGCTCGCGGCACCTGGACTGGTCTCAGCTGAAGGGGGTGCGTATCCCGAAGCGTGGATACGTGCGCGCCGATCTGGTGGACGGCACCGAGGTGAAATTGCCCGCGGTGAGTTATGACCGGGTGCGGGATCTGGCGGCGGCCTCGCACGGGTGGATTCCCGATCCGTATGTGGTGCCCAAGGAAGAGCCGGCCGACAATTCGGCGGACGCGGAATCGGCCGACAAGTCGAGTGATGACACCGCGAGCGCCGAAAGCGCGAACACCGATGCCGAGAACACCCCCGGGGACAAGAACGCGCAATAA